A stretch of the Sorangium aterium genome encodes the following:
- the rpmB gene encoding 50S ribosomal protein L28 has product MAKSDITGKRKLLAQNVSHSNIKTKRWQLVNIQTRRVWVPELNRFVKLNLTTRDIRTIDKIGVVAYAKRYGVAL; this is encoded by the coding sequence ATGGCGAAGAGCGACATCACTGGGAAGCGGAAGCTTCTGGCGCAGAATGTCTCCCACTCCAACATCAAGACCAAGCGCTGGCAGCTCGTGAACATCCAGACGCGGCGCGTCTGGGTCCCCGAGCTCAACCGCTTCGTGAAGCTCAACCTCACGACGCGCGACATCCGCACGATCGACAAGATCGGCGTTGTCGCCTACGCAAAGCGCTACGGCGTCGCGCTCTAG
- a CDS encoding DUF72 domain-containing protein, giving the protein MARLLVGLPSLKGDIQKYKDRFDLVELRPLDTSLPRATTLRKWRKAVPPGFVFSVVLPRVVGELAGGRELDEALSASLEVAAVLEARCVLLQTPASLRPTASNRKKLAALFERLPAEGVVRCWEPSGIWERDDIVATARAAKVIPVLDVARDAPPPGPIVYTRLRALGRSSSMGAAALERVAERLRGRREVFLVVEGDRAPQIKSLLAAALARTPDRSTASAVVRPTMPMPSTLVAEDEEQ; this is encoded by the coding sequence ATGGCCCGCCTCCTCGTCGGACTGCCCTCGCTCAAGGGCGATATCCAGAAGTACAAAGATCGCTTCGATCTGGTCGAGCTCCGCCCGCTCGATACGTCGCTGCCTCGCGCGACGACCCTGCGCAAATGGCGCAAGGCGGTGCCGCCGGGCTTCGTCTTCAGCGTGGTGCTGCCGCGCGTGGTCGGCGAGCTCGCCGGCGGGCGCGAACTCGACGAGGCGCTCTCGGCCTCGCTCGAGGTGGCGGCCGTGCTCGAGGCGCGGTGCGTCCTGCTCCAGACGCCGGCCTCGCTCCGGCCGACGGCGAGCAACCGCAAGAAGCTCGCGGCGCTCTTCGAGCGCCTGCCCGCCGAAGGGGTCGTGCGCTGTTGGGAGCCCTCCGGGATCTGGGAGCGCGATGACATCGTCGCGACCGCGCGCGCCGCGAAGGTCATCCCTGTGCTCGACGTCGCCCGCGACGCGCCGCCGCCCGGGCCGATCGTCTATACGCGGCTGCGCGCGCTCGGGCGGTCCTCGTCGATGGGAGCGGCCGCGCTCGAGCGGGTCGCCGAGCGTCTACGCGGACGGCGTGAGGTGTTCCTGGTCGTCGAGGGCGACCGCGCGCCGCAGATCAAGTCGCTGCTCGCGGCGGCGCTCGCGCGCACGCCCGATCGCTCGACGGCGTCGGCTGTGGTAAGGCCGACCATGCCCATGCCCAGCACCCTCGTCGCCGAGGACGAGGAGCAGTGA
- a CDS encoding lysophospholipid acyltransferase family protein: MIRYGVRRQGAARTSTNVDLPSRLRALLDDLRRHDSVLWRRAVDAGVTYGPDLLVRHSPALFGLVVGAVLPEQRRAVRRNLRLALGERGTLDEYRDVARVFINFASCLTDAFIAGSSRPDRLTGLCVNDEHFTNAFRRGLGVIVVTAHTGGWQAAAPLLRSVHAADVLIVMQRERDQRAQAIQDGTRDRVGVRMQHVADDPLAVLPLLAHLRRQGVVAIQIDRLPSGMRGRDVELFGRPWRVPEGPLQLAAASGAPIVPVFTRRTGFMEYEICIAPPISLPRKPGSSELDVAARQITAEMERFLRDNPTQWFHFE, translated from the coding sequence ATGATCCGCTACGGTGTCCGCCGGCAAGGCGCCGCGCGCACGAGCACCAACGTGGATCTCCCCTCCAGGCTCCGAGCGCTCCTCGACGATCTACGCCGGCACGATTCCGTCCTCTGGCGGCGGGCAGTCGACGCCGGGGTGACCTACGGCCCGGACCTCCTCGTCCGGCACAGCCCTGCTTTGTTCGGGCTCGTCGTCGGGGCGGTGTTGCCCGAGCAGCGGCGGGCCGTCCGCAGGAACCTGCGGCTGGCGCTGGGCGAGCGGGGGACGCTCGACGAGTACCGCGACGTCGCCCGGGTGTTCATCAACTTCGCCAGCTGTCTCACGGACGCGTTCATCGCGGGCAGCAGCCGGCCCGATCGGCTCACCGGCCTGTGCGTGAACGACGAGCACTTCACGAACGCGTTCCGGCGGGGCCTCGGCGTGATCGTCGTCACAGCGCACACCGGCGGCTGGCAGGCCGCCGCGCCGCTGCTGCGATCGGTGCACGCCGCCGACGTGCTCATCGTGATGCAGCGCGAGCGCGACCAGCGAGCGCAGGCCATCCAGGACGGCACGCGAGATCGGGTCGGCGTACGGATGCAGCACGTCGCCGACGATCCGCTCGCGGTGCTCCCGCTGCTCGCGCACCTCAGGCGGCAGGGCGTCGTGGCCATCCAGATCGATCGGCTTCCGTCCGGGATGCGCGGGCGCGACGTCGAGCTCTTCGGGCGGCCCTGGCGCGTCCCGGAGGGCCCGCTTCAGCTCGCGGCGGCCAGCGGCGCGCCGATCGTCCCCGTGTTCACGCGGAGGACCGGCTTCATGGAGTACGAGATCTGCATCGCGCCGCCCATCTCGCTCCCCCGCAAGCCAGGATCGTCCGAGCTCGACGTGGCAGCGCGGCAGATCACGGCGGAGATGGAGCGTTTCCTCCGGGACAACCCGACGCAGTGGTTCCACTTCGAATAA
- the queG gene encoding tRNA epoxyqueuosine(34) reductase QueG: MSERDAHRAAGEASAARTTPDRLVREQALALGFDVVGVARADEPLGVEHARYLEFVARGMHGEMGYLADYAEQRRRLDTGAILEGARSVVCVGRRYARPKESERRDPPLAQSVARYARGQDYHNHLKRRLRRLAAFIRSLAPSVLARPLCDVEPVMERVWAARSGIGFVGKNGLIITPGQGSYQLLGEVVTTLELVPDVPIAERCGSCTRCLDACPTQAFDAPFVLDPRRCVAYLTIEQRSAPAEALRSGMGEHLFGCDVCQEVCPFNRTAPPPLERTAPFHPLARWEARDVDDLVSLDEQAFDALTVGTPVRRARRGGLARNATIVAANRLASGAEGAAAASAKRALVAALAHDDASVRAVAAWGMSHAGGGEPASPGMPRPDGPIEDPGAG; encoded by the coding sequence ATGAGCGAGCGCGATGCCCATCGTGCCGCCGGGGAGGCGAGCGCGGCGCGAACGACGCCCGACCGGCTGGTGCGCGAGCAGGCGCTCGCGCTCGGCTTCGATGTCGTGGGCGTCGCGCGCGCCGATGAGCCGCTCGGGGTCGAGCACGCACGGTACCTGGAGTTCGTCGCGCGCGGCATGCACGGGGAGATGGGTTACCTCGCGGACTACGCAGAGCAGCGGCGCCGGCTGGACACCGGCGCGATCCTCGAAGGAGCGCGCTCGGTCGTGTGCGTCGGCCGCAGGTATGCCCGGCCCAAGGAGAGCGAGCGGCGCGACCCGCCGCTCGCGCAGAGCGTCGCGCGGTACGCGCGCGGGCAGGACTACCACAACCACCTGAAGCGGCGGCTCCGGCGGCTCGCAGCGTTCATCCGATCGCTCGCGCCATCCGTGCTCGCGCGGCCGCTCTGCGACGTCGAGCCGGTGATGGAGCGCGTCTGGGCGGCGCGCTCCGGCATCGGCTTCGTCGGCAAGAACGGGCTGATCATCACGCCGGGGCAGGGGAGCTACCAGCTGCTCGGCGAGGTGGTCACCACGCTGGAGCTCGTCCCCGACGTGCCCATCGCGGAGCGCTGCGGCTCGTGCACGCGCTGCCTCGACGCGTGCCCGACACAGGCGTTCGACGCGCCCTTCGTGCTCGATCCGCGGCGCTGCGTCGCGTACCTGACGATCGAACAGAGGAGCGCGCCCGCCGAGGCGCTGCGGTCCGGCATGGGTGAGCACCTCTTCGGCTGCGACGTCTGCCAGGAGGTCTGCCCCTTCAACAGGACCGCGCCCCCGCCGCTCGAGCGCACCGCGCCGTTCCATCCTCTGGCCCGATGGGAAGCGCGGGACGTCGACGACCTCGTGTCGCTCGACGAGCAAGCGTTCGACGCGCTGACCGTCGGGACGCCGGTCCGGCGCGCGCGACGCGGCGGGCTCGCCCGAAACGCGACGATCGTCGCTGCGAACCGGCTGGCGAGCGGCGCGGAGGGCGCGGCCGCAGCGAGCGCGAAGCGCGCGCTCGTCGCGGCGCTCGCCCATGACGACGCCTCGGTGCGCGCCGTCGCCGCGTGGGGGATGAGCCACGCAGGAGGCGGCGAGCCGGCGAGCCCGGGCATGCCGAGGCCTGATGGGCCGATCGAGGATCCCGGTGCAGGTTGA
- a CDS encoding RNA methyltransferase — protein sequence MRLALALVHYPVLDRSGETVTTAITNLDLHDMARSARTYGAERLFVVHPVAAQRALAERIREHWVIGSGKRRIPDRAVALDVLSVVSSLDDVYSALSSAGRGGVEVWTTAAASRGLPVTSYAASRARLAQASDPVVILFGTGWGLAPEVIADADVRIEPIRAEASTGYNHLSVRAACAITLDRLLGDRNTG from the coding sequence ATGAGGCTCGCGCTGGCGCTCGTTCACTACCCCGTGCTCGACCGGTCCGGAGAGACGGTGACCACGGCGATCACGAACCTCGACCTGCACGACATGGCGCGGAGCGCGCGCACGTACGGGGCCGAGCGGCTCTTCGTCGTTCATCCGGTCGCCGCTCAGCGCGCGCTGGCAGAGCGGATCAGGGAACACTGGGTGATCGGCTCCGGCAAGCGCCGGATCCCGGATCGCGCTGTCGCGCTCGATGTGCTGAGCGTGGTCTCCAGCCTGGACGACGTGTACTCGGCGCTGAGCAGCGCAGGCCGGGGCGGCGTCGAGGTCTGGACGACCGCGGCGGCCTCGCGAGGGCTCCCGGTGACGAGCTACGCAGCGAGCCGCGCGCGCCTCGCGCAGGCGAGCGATCCGGTGGTGATCCTGTTCGGCACAGGCTGGGGCCTCGCGCCCGAGGTCATCGCCGATGCCGACGTCCGCATTGAGCCGATCAGGGCGGAGGCGAGCACCGGCTACAACCACCTGAGCGTGCGCGCCGCGTGCGCGATCACGCTCGATCGGCTGCTCGGCGACCGGAACACCGGGTGA
- the trmD gene encoding tRNA (guanosine(37)-N1)-methyltransferase TrmD, whose amino-acid sequence MRIDVVTLFPELFEGFLAIGMVGRALASGALAVRTRSPREFGIGRHRSVDDTPYGGGSGMVMRVDCIVRCMEALDEAAAEGDASNPPPEAEAGGASVPLPRAHRVLLTPQGQPFRQEKAIELAARPAVALVCGRYEGFDERVRAFVDEEISLGDFVMTGGEVAAMAVIDACVRLLPGVLGNAVSAEHESHSPALSGLLEYPQYTRPVEFRGHKVPDVLQQGNHAAIARWRRAEAELRTAQRRPDLWRKARGGEPPPDESGEARR is encoded by the coding sequence ATGCGCATCGACGTAGTCACCCTATTTCCGGAGCTGTTCGAGGGGTTCCTGGCGATCGGCATGGTCGGGCGCGCGCTCGCGTCGGGCGCGCTTGCCGTGCGGACGCGCAGCCCGCGTGAGTTTGGCATCGGCCGGCACCGGAGCGTGGATGACACGCCTTACGGCGGCGGCTCCGGCATGGTGATGCGCGTCGACTGCATCGTCCGCTGCATGGAGGCGCTCGACGAGGCCGCCGCCGAAGGCGACGCGTCGAACCCGCCTCCCGAGGCCGAGGCGGGAGGGGCCTCGGTGCCTCTGCCGCGCGCGCACCGGGTGCTGCTCACGCCGCAGGGGCAGCCTTTCCGTCAGGAGAAGGCCATCGAGCTCGCGGCGCGCCCTGCCGTCGCGCTCGTTTGCGGTCGCTACGAGGGGTTCGACGAGCGGGTCCGCGCGTTCGTCGACGAGGAGATCTCGCTCGGCGACTTCGTGATGACCGGCGGCGAGGTTGCGGCGATGGCGGTGATCGATGCGTGCGTGCGCTTGCTCCCAGGGGTGCTCGGAAACGCTGTGTCGGCGGAGCACGAGTCGCACAGCCCGGCGCTTTCAGGGCTCCTAGAGTACCCGCAGTACACCCGTCCCGTGGAGTTCCGTGGGCACAAGGTGCCCGACGTGCTGCAGCAAGGAAACCACGCGGCCATCGCGCGCTGGCGACGAGCGGAGGCCGAGCTGCGCACCGCCCAGCGCAGGCCCGACCTCTGGCGCAAGGCGCGGGGGGGAGAGCCGCCCCCGGATGAGAGCGGCGAGGCCCGGCGATGA
- the rimM gene encoding ribosome maturation factor RimM (Essential for efficient processing of 16S rRNA), giving the protein MERRYVPVADVARPHGVQGELRLRLYNEASDLLLTRPPIRLRLPDGSARDAKIVATRPVDKALLVRIAGIDDRDAAEALRGATVCVPRDAFAPLSEGEFYACDVEGARVMTPDGGLLGHVKSLQSYPTCDVLVVERQGADSIEIPLTESFVSSVDAERQVVQLATLEGLV; this is encoded by the coding sequence GTGGAGCGACGCTACGTTCCGGTCGCGGATGTCGCCCGTCCGCACGGCGTCCAGGGGGAGCTGCGGCTGCGCCTCTACAACGAGGCGTCCGACCTGCTCCTCACGCGCCCTCCGATCAGGCTGCGCCTTCCCGACGGTTCTGCGCGCGACGCGAAGATCGTCGCGACGCGGCCCGTCGACAAGGCGCTGCTCGTGCGGATCGCCGGGATCGACGATCGGGACGCGGCCGAGGCGCTGCGCGGAGCGACGGTGTGCGTGCCGCGGGATGCGTTCGCGCCGCTCTCCGAGGGCGAGTTCTACGCCTGCGACGTCGAGGGGGCGCGCGTGATGACGCCCGATGGCGGCCTGCTCGGGCACGTGAAGTCGCTCCAGTCGTACCCGACCTGCGACGTGCTCGTCGTGGAGAGGCAGGGCGCAGATTCCATCGAGATCCCGCTGACCGAGAGCTTCGTCAGCAGCGTGGACGCGGAGCGGCAGGTCGTCCAGCTGGCGACGCTGGAAGGCCTCGTCTGA
- a CDS encoding KH domain-containing protein produces MASSTSPLVDLVALVARALVDQPDRVVVREVAGDRFPRIELTVAREDIGKVIGKDGRTAQSIRTLLSAAASKSGRRAHLDILD; encoded by the coding sequence ATGGCCTCGTCGACGTCTCCGCTGGTCGATCTCGTCGCGCTCGTTGCCCGCGCGCTCGTCGATCAGCCGGACCGGGTCGTCGTGCGCGAGGTCGCGGGAGATCGCTTCCCCCGGATCGAGCTGACGGTCGCGCGCGAGGATATCGGCAAGGTGATCGGCAAGGACGGGCGCACTGCGCAGTCGATCAGGACGTTGCTGAGCGCCGCCGCGAGCAAGTCGGGGCGCCGCGCGCACCTCGACATCCTCGACTGA
- the rpsP gene encoding 30S ribosomal protein S16, translating into MAVHIRLARAGTKKTPFYRIVVADQRSPRGGRFIERLGTYDPRRTEIRLDVPRVRHWISNGAQPTHTVALLLKHPGLAQAAAPADAAK; encoded by the coding sequence ATGGCCGTTCATATTCGCCTCGCCCGCGCGGGCACCAAGAAGACGCCCTTCTACCGCATCGTCGTCGCCGACCAGCGCAGCCCGCGCGGCGGCAGGTTCATCGAGCGGCTGGGCACGTACGACCCGCGCCGGACCGAGATCCGCCTCGATGTTCCCCGCGTGAGGCACTGGATCTCGAACGGCGCCCAGCCGACGCACACGGTGGCGCTGCTCCTGAAGCACCCCGGGCTGGCCCAGGCGGCCGCTCCCGCGGACGCCGCGAAGTAG
- a CDS encoding DUF4350 domain-containing protein, producing MRSQVTSCSFLAALVALMALLAPARAAGAAFDVNDPSWEGCSELLEIARAELGAARVHPVAVLDWSQVGPEDGILVLHPLQTLDADETTSFMKAGGRLAIIDDFGRGDDTLRRFQIERIPTPARPLAALRNRPSLAIAEPVADTVGGHSVGRHPVVSHVERLVTNHATGLRHPNLSPVLRIRAVSEPDVILAVAGQVGKGRLFAMGDPSALMNMMLRYPGNRAFASGLTRYLVDEDGAEPRRGRLHIVANRFDEESSFGGETSLRKDFDAHVKALASAVEDARRDGLPGGALLALAALAGLGLAIWTARASARPYRSPLPRYARPTPLVAQGGAAGRVAVLAAPSSPRGLAFLELKSALFEALSLRFGLEANPAQETVTRLVAREGSLDERALSAFKDVLGTMYRVEASVVAGKPANVSRPTLMHAADVVRNVLAACGADGRKPSRGRHAGAPPDPATAPPSPTDAKLATPHSDKGAR from the coding sequence GTGCGCTCGCAGGTCACATCCTGCTCCTTCCTGGCGGCGCTGGTCGCACTGATGGCGCTGCTCGCGCCCGCCCGAGCAGCAGGCGCCGCCTTCGACGTGAACGACCCGAGCTGGGAGGGTTGCTCGGAGCTTCTCGAGATCGCGCGCGCAGAGCTGGGGGCCGCGAGGGTCCACCCCGTCGCTGTGCTCGACTGGAGCCAGGTCGGCCCCGAGGACGGCATCCTGGTCCTCCACCCGCTGCAAACGCTCGACGCTGACGAGACGACCTCTTTCATGAAGGCCGGGGGACGGCTCGCCATCATCGACGATTTCGGACGCGGCGACGACACGCTCAGGCGGTTCCAGATCGAGCGCATCCCCACGCCGGCCCGGCCGCTCGCCGCGCTCCGGAACCGACCCTCCCTCGCGATCGCGGAGCCGGTCGCCGACACCGTCGGGGGCCACTCCGTCGGCCGGCACCCCGTCGTCAGCCACGTGGAGCGGCTCGTCACGAACCACGCGACCGGCCTCCGGCATCCGAACCTCTCGCCCGTGCTGCGGATCCGCGCCGTCAGCGAGCCGGACGTGATCCTCGCCGTCGCCGGGCAGGTCGGCAAGGGACGGCTCTTCGCGATGGGCGACCCGTCCGCGCTGATGAACATGATGCTCAGGTACCCCGGCAACCGCGCCTTCGCCTCGGGCCTGACCCGCTACCTCGTCGACGAGGATGGGGCGGAGCCGCGCCGAGGGCGGCTCCACATCGTCGCGAACCGGTTCGATGAAGAGAGCTCGTTCGGCGGCGAGACGTCGCTCCGCAAGGACTTCGACGCGCACGTCAAGGCGCTCGCGAGCGCCGTCGAGGACGCCCGCCGCGACGGGCTTCCAGGCGGCGCCCTCCTCGCGCTCGCGGCGCTCGCCGGCCTCGGCCTCGCGATCTGGACCGCGCGCGCCTCCGCACGGCCCTACCGGAGCCCGCTCCCACGGTACGCCCGCCCGACGCCGCTCGTCGCGCAGGGAGGCGCAGCCGGGCGCGTCGCCGTCCTCGCCGCCCCCTCTTCCCCGCGAGGGCTCGCGTTCCTCGAGCTGAAGAGCGCCCTGTTCGAGGCGCTGTCGTTGCGGTTCGGCCTGGAGGCGAATCCGGCGCAGGAGACGGTCACGCGGCTGGTCGCGCGAGAGGGATCTCTTGACGAGCGAGCCCTCTCGGCCTTCAAGGATGTTCTGGGCACCATGTACCGAGTCGAAGCGTCCGTCGTCGCCGGCAAACCGGCGAACGTGTCCAGGCCCACGCTCATGCACGCCGCCGACGTCGTGCGGAACGTCCTCGCCGCTTGCGGCGCCGACGGCCGGAAACCGTCGCGCGGACGTCACGCCGGCGCGCCCCCTGATCCTGCGACGGCGCCCCCGTCGCCGACAGACGCGAAGCTCGCCACCCCCCACTCAGACAAAGGCGCTCGATGA
- a CDS encoding AAA family ATPase, with protein sequence MNQVQAVAVDEISAAKERIEAVRREITRVYIGSSRAIDLMLTALLAQGHVLLEGVPGVAKTTLVKAFAAALGASVRRIQFTPDLLPADITGTYVLSPKEGTFTLRPGPIFANLVLADEINRAPAKTQSALLEAMQERQVTIEGDRFELPSPFMVLATQNPIDLEGTYPLPEAQIDRFLIRVSLGYPQHKDEVAMLRAHNVEAPRARATLSIQDLLMLQGVARRIHVEEDLYEYAVNLTAFTRTHPRVLLGASPRATLALVQAAKAAAVIGGRPFVTPDDVRGMAQATLAHRLVLVPEADVDPKARDTVIDEAVQRVGYRRAARPA encoded by the coding sequence ATGAACCAGGTGCAGGCCGTCGCCGTCGACGAAATCTCCGCGGCCAAGGAGCGGATCGAGGCGGTCCGGCGAGAGATCACGCGCGTTTACATCGGATCGTCGCGCGCGATCGATCTGATGCTCACCGCCCTGCTCGCGCAGGGGCACGTGCTGCTGGAGGGCGTCCCCGGCGTCGCGAAGACCACGCTGGTCAAGGCGTTCGCAGCCGCGCTGGGCGCGTCGGTCCGGCGGATCCAGTTCACGCCCGACCTCCTGCCCGCCGACATCACGGGGACCTATGTCCTGTCGCCCAAGGAAGGGACCTTCACGCTGCGCCCCGGTCCGATCTTCGCGAACCTCGTGCTCGCCGACGAGATCAACCGCGCCCCGGCGAAGACCCAGTCGGCCCTCCTCGAGGCGATGCAGGAGCGACAGGTGACGATCGAAGGCGATCGCTTCGAGTTGCCGTCGCCCTTCATGGTGCTCGCGACACAGAACCCGATCGATCTGGAGGGGACCTATCCGCTGCCCGAGGCGCAGATCGACAGGTTCCTCATCCGCGTGAGCCTCGGCTACCCGCAGCACAAGGACGAGGTGGCGATGCTCCGCGCGCACAACGTCGAGGCGCCGCGGGCGCGGGCGACGCTCTCCATCCAGGACCTCCTCATGCTGCAGGGTGTCGCGCGAAGGATCCACGTCGAGGAGGATCTGTACGAGTACGCGGTGAACCTCACCGCGTTCACGCGCACGCACCCTCGCGTGCTGCTCGGCGCATCGCCGCGGGCCACGCTCGCGCTGGTCCAGGCGGCCAAGGCGGCGGCGGTGATCGGCGGGCGCCCGTTCGTCACGCCGGACGACGTGCGCGGCATGGCGCAAGCGACGCTGGCCCATCGCCTCGTGCTGGTACCCGAGGCCGACGTGGACCCCAAGGCGCGCGACACGGTCATCGACGAGGCGGTTCAGCGCGTGGGGTACAGGCGCGCGGCGCGGCCGGCGTAG
- a CDS encoding DUF58 domain-containing protein produces the protein MQLYPTRTAAHLAIAGVAVMGAGLIAREPAIVGWGGAILVAIALARGVTLVSVARIRAAGFEMLWGGSRRILRSARGGTVEIEAEVRNRDTLAARYVKLRTIASSQLDVRIEPNRGEVSASGRLKVKVIVRTPRVGQHGLHGLALEVHGAPGLFEVPLTFANPYGIEVLPRPFMPYLTQPRGGRSHLLAASGKPGRVRGEGDDLRELREHQPGDPFRKIAWKASARRGTLLVREFEREERDVVWILVDAAVELWAGPLGRAPLDVMIDEAAAIATRHLGRGDRVGLIILAPGPRVTIAPDHGPGHGQKIAQALTVGCGTYDAERSELDEPDVAARVIEHLRPLDARGLDDLRRGDIDRLAARAESMRARAPFSAPAPLGRSQRERTLRRYLASYGIESPARAEPDRRDPAVAVAESLTHIARVKPRASMVYVLASPPADAQLSQLSEAVRRLSRKAVHVVWTLPDLEPGLGPPWEAPRPQESDGDEGQSGPTPANKAFQELAPIAAEAVLIRARVAQTRREAVLRRVGVRVVRLRAAAAPSRAAEAAHDGAHPPQI, from the coding sequence ATGCAGCTCTACCCCACCCGCACCGCCGCCCACCTGGCCATCGCCGGCGTCGCGGTCATGGGCGCCGGGCTCATCGCGCGCGAGCCGGCGATCGTCGGCTGGGGCGGGGCGATCCTTGTCGCGATCGCGCTCGCCCGCGGCGTGACGCTGGTGTCGGTGGCGCGCATCCGCGCGGCCGGGTTCGAGATGCTCTGGGGCGGCTCGCGGCGAATCCTCCGTTCTGCGCGGGGAGGCACCGTGGAGATCGAGGCCGAGGTTCGGAACCGCGACACCCTCGCGGCTCGCTACGTCAAGCTGCGCACCATCGCGTCGTCGCAGCTCGACGTGCGCATCGAGCCGAACCGCGGCGAAGTCTCCGCCTCGGGTCGGCTCAAGGTGAAGGTCATCGTGCGAACGCCGCGCGTCGGGCAGCACGGGCTCCACGGGCTCGCGCTCGAGGTGCACGGCGCCCCGGGCCTCTTCGAGGTACCCCTGACCTTCGCGAACCCGTACGGCATCGAGGTGCTCCCGCGGCCCTTCATGCCCTACCTGACGCAGCCGCGCGGAGGACGCAGTCACCTCCTCGCTGCCTCAGGCAAGCCCGGGCGCGTACGCGGCGAAGGAGACGACCTGCGCGAGCTGCGAGAGCACCAGCCGGGGGACCCGTTCCGGAAGATCGCGTGGAAGGCGAGCGCGCGCCGGGGCACACTGCTCGTGCGGGAGTTCGAGCGCGAGGAGCGGGATGTGGTCTGGATCCTCGTCGACGCGGCCGTGGAGCTCTGGGCGGGCCCGCTCGGCCGGGCTCCGCTCGATGTCATGATCGACGAGGCCGCGGCCATCGCGACGAGGCACCTCGGGCGCGGCGATCGCGTCGGGCTCATCATCCTGGCGCCAGGCCCGCGCGTGACGATCGCGCCCGACCACGGCCCAGGGCATGGCCAGAAGATCGCGCAAGCGCTCACCGTCGGGTGCGGCACGTACGACGCGGAGCGGAGCGAGCTCGACGAGCCGGACGTCGCGGCGCGCGTCATCGAGCACCTCAGGCCGCTCGACGCGCGCGGCCTCGACGATCTGCGCCGCGGCGACATCGATCGGCTGGCGGCCCGCGCGGAGTCGATGCGGGCGCGTGCGCCTTTCTCGGCTCCGGCGCCGCTCGGGCGCTCGCAGCGCGAACGGACCCTGCGCCGCTACCTCGCGAGCTACGGCATCGAGTCGCCCGCGCGCGCCGAGCCGGATCGGCGCGATCCCGCCGTGGCGGTCGCCGAGTCGCTCACGCACATCGCGCGCGTCAAGCCGCGCGCGAGCATGGTCTACGTCCTCGCGTCGCCTCCCGCCGACGCACAGCTGAGCCAGCTCTCGGAGGCCGTGCGTCGGCTCTCGCGGAAGGCGGTCCACGTGGTGTGGACGCTCCCGGATCTCGAGCCAGGGCTCGGCCCTCCCTGGGAGGCGCCGCGACCGCAGGAGAGCGACGGCGACGAGGGGCAGAGCGGCCCCACGCCCGCCAACAAGGCCTTCCAGGAGCTCGCGCCGATCGCGGCCGAGGCGGTGCTCATCCGCGCGCGGGTGGCTCAGACGCGCCGCGAAGCCGTTCTCCGCAGGGTCGGCGTGCGCGTGGTGCGGCTGCGCGCGGCGGCCGCGCCGAGCAGAGCCGCAGAAGCAGCCCACGACGGGGCGCACCCGCCGCAGATCTGA
- the rsmA gene encoding 16S rRNA (adenine(1518)-N(6)/adenine(1519)-N(6))-dimethyltransferase RsmA produces MAIAELLRTRGLSPKKGFGQNFLVDVDAARRIAEAATTTEGGAVIEIGAGLGALTRPLLDRAAHVVAIERDRDLVPILREQLAGPIEEGRLTLLEADAAQVDWVGALSGRARPHAVAGNLPYHITGRLLEQATTVAHQIDRAVFMVQLEVAERLVAAPGSADYGALSVFVQAAFDVRRLLIARAGAFYPRPEVDSAVVVLTPWRPRRAEETDAFRAAVRAAFSARRKTLRNAWKNLYGWSAQELERHAKDAGISLDARGETLSVEAFARIAASTGR; encoded by the coding sequence ATGGCCATCGCAGAGCTCTTGCGCACACGCGGTCTCTCCCCGAAGAAGGGGTTCGGGCAGAACTTCCTCGTCGACGTCGATGCGGCGCGCCGGATCGCCGAGGCGGCCACGACGACGGAGGGCGGCGCGGTGATCGAGATCGGAGCAGGGCTCGGCGCGCTCACGCGGCCGCTCCTCGATCGCGCCGCGCACGTCGTCGCCATCGAGCGCGATCGCGACCTCGTCCCGATCTTGCGCGAGCAGCTCGCTGGGCCGATCGAGGAAGGCCGCTTGACGCTGCTCGAGGCCGACGCAGCGCAGGTCGACTGGGTCGGCGCGCTCTCCGGCCGCGCGCGGCCGCACGCGGTGGCGGGCAACCTCCCGTACCACATCACGGGCCGGCTCCTCGAGCAGGCGACCACCGTCGCGCATCAGATCGATCGCGCGGTGTTCATGGTGCAGCTCGAGGTCGCGGAGCGCCTCGTCGCCGCCCCGGGCAGCGCCGACTACGGCGCGCTCTCGGTCTTCGTGCAGGCCGCGTTCGACGTGCGCCGCCTCCTGATCGCGCGCGCCGGCGCGTTCTACCCGAGGCCCGAGGTCGACTCGGCGGTCGTCGTGCTGACGCCGTGGCGCCCGCGGCGCGCCGAGGAGACGGACGCCTTCCGCGCGGCCGTGCGCGCCGCGTTCTCGGCGCGCCGCAAGACGCTCCGGAACGCCTGGAAGAACCTTTATGGCTGGTCCGCCCAGGAGCTCGAGCGGCACGCGAAGGACGCCGGCATCTCGCTCGACGCGCGCGGCGAGACGCTCAGCGTGGAGGCGTTTGCGCGGATCGCCGCTTCCACAGGACGCTGA